One genomic window of Bicyclus anynana chromosome 10, ilBicAnyn1.1, whole genome shotgun sequence includes the following:
- the LOC112046979 gene encoding WD repeat-containing protein 44 codes for MIRKMGDSSDSEEFFDAEEFTPVKGSKRSSLCRSTSIPEGKEKEKPTSKPDDAPSQPSVTTSTPVMENNVASVQDDRHSVKNVVQGRRRFQELRRCMQTEEEDEPDPGAAPAAPMEHPFKIISHDTMSLQSMTSLGRIGRILSGAAESHSNIRDSTMAPSASSREPSTISDDPILIDRTQNVLAMAEPDVIASTKANSLKQNRASSAAIVSMSGSSGAEPRPASVAGPVAPPRKKKRNKLHGSQSLSLADGDNISVCTTDTDELRYVRRADKPQLDELLVLPPLSNSVNQTMALPSPASTIESLTREFQDSLELSQSKYAALELSSLSHHESRSSERASTSSRGSASLRPHPAHPAHSTLDIKEAVKGEYVVRPQDEERSRAAGAGTASSAGNTGTMGSTGSGRTHSEGRPPATGTSSLGSVNRRSDGSRARRRSAGDSPQAGAGLHGRPASPHQLSDIEILEQVTVLNLDTGERMPLSVAEHKLPQCINPLSLHIMRLTSEYIGRANDDENTRETDEESESVCAGGTEDEAKETKKEGADRQTTAIKRKTEKLKRFFGSTVKKTVDAAKSLAQEVSHARHKEDVADIVDDVRGEHNIKLKASNSHKGPYDFDGCVRYVQEMGSGHSGAVWCCKFSVCGRLLATAGQDKLLRIWVTRDAYHMFHDMRTKYNAEKKCSPTPSQESLAPLAPPPPSPEEPPLGPAAPFCPKPFCVYSGHTSDLLDVSWSKNYFILSSSMDKTVRLWHISIGECLCCFQHIDFVTAIVFHPRDDRYFLSGSLDGKLRLWDIPDKKVAVWNEVDGKTKLITAANFCQNGKFAVVGTYDGRCIFYTTDQLKYHTQIDVRSTRGKNSTGRKISGIEPMPNDDKILITSNDSRIRLYDLRDLNLSCKYKGYVNVSSQIKASFSHDGKYIVSGSENQCIYIWKTCHDYSKFTSVRRDRNDFWEGIKAHNAVVTCAVFAPNPDHMIRMISEREEKMSATNKTPDEKEEVKAAEGGMVASSQTGHVLVSADFNGCIKVFVHKAKPKHSSLPASALA; via the exons atgatAAGAAAAATGGGCGACAGTAGTGATTCGGAGGAGTTTTTCGACGCTGAAGAATTCACTCCTGTGAAGGGATCCAA aAGATCCTCATTATGTAGAAGCACAAGCATACCTGAGGGTAAGGAGAAAGAGAAGCCCACCAGCAAGCCTGATGATGCTCCATCACAACCCAGTGTCACCACCAGCACTCCTGTCATGGAGAACAATGTTGCTAGTGTACAAGATGATAGACACTCTGTCAAAAAT GTAGTTCAGGGCAGAAGAAGATTTCAGGAGCTAAGAAGATGTATGCAGACGGAAGAGGAAGACGAGCCAGACCCTGGTGCAGCCCCAGCTGCTCCTATGGAGCATCCGTTCAA GATAATATCCCACGACACCATGAGCTTGCAGAGTATGACGTCACTGGGCAGGATCGGAAGGATACTCAGTGGGGCGGCAGAGTCGCATT CGAACATCCGTGACTCTACAATGGCGCCTTCTGCATCCTCCAGAGAGCCTTCCACGATCTCCGATGATCCCATACTTATTGATAGAACGCAAAATG TGCTAGCGATGGCCGAGCCGGATGTGATAGCCAGCACGAAGGCCAACAGCCTGAAGCAGAACCGCGCCTCGTCTGCCGCCATCGTCTCCATGTCGGGCTCCAGCGGCGCCGAGCCGCGGCCCGCCAGCGTCGCGGGGCCCGTCGCGCCGCCCAGGAAGAAGAAGCGAA ACAAGCTGCACGGCTCTCAGTCGCTGTCGCTGGCGGACGGAGACAACATCAGCGTGTGCACCACCGACACCGACGAGCTGCGCTACGTGCGCCGCGCCGACAAGCCGCAGCTGGACGAGCTGCTCGTCCTA CCGCCATTATCGAACTCCGTGAACCAGACTATGGCGCTGCCGAGCCCTGCCAGCACTATAGAGTCTTTGACCAGGGAGTTCCAAGACTCTTTGGAACTATCTCAATCCAAGTATG CGGCGTTGGAGTTGTCATCGCTGTCGCATCACGAGTCCCGCTCGAGCGAGCGCGCCAGCACGTCGTCTCGCGGCAGCGCGTCCCTGCGCCCGCACCCCGCGCACCCCGCACACTCCACGCTCGACATCAAGGAGGCTGTCAAAG GCGAGTACGTAGTGCGTCCGCAAGACGAGGAGCGCTCGCGAGCGGCCGGCGCCGGCACCGCCAGCAGCGCGGGCAACACGGGCACCATGGGCAGCACGGGCAGCGGCCGCACGCACAGCGAGGGCCGCCCGCCTGCCACTGGCACTTCTAGTCTTGGATCTGTTAACag ACGGTCGGACGGCAGTCGGGCGCGGCGCCGCTCGGCCGGGGACTCCCCTCAGGCGGGCGCGGGGCTCCACGGCCGGCCCGCGTCGCCGCACCAACTGTCCGACATTGAGATCCTCGAACAAGTCACCGTGCTCAATCTGGATACTG GGGAGCGCATGCCGCTGAGTGTGGCGGAGCACAAGCTGCCGCAATGCATCAACCCGCTCAGCCTGCACATCATGCGCCTCACCTCGGAGTACATCGGCAGAGCGAACGACGACGAAAACACGAG aGAGACAGATGAAGAAAGCGAAAGCGTATGTGCTGGCGGCACAGAGGACGAAGCAAAAGAAACCAAGAAAGAAGGCGCTGACAGGCAAACCACCGCAATCAAGAGAAAGACTGAGAA ATTAAAACGATTTTTCGGGAGTACGGTGAAGAAGACAGTAGACGCGGCGAAGTCTCTCGCGCAGGAAGTGTCGCACGCGCGGCACAAGGAGGACGTGGCGGACATCGTGGACGACGTGCGCGGGGAGCACAACATCAAGCTGAAGGCGTCCAACTCGCACAAGGGCCCGTACGACTTCGATGGCTGTGTGAGATACGTGCAG GAGATGGGGTCTGGTCACTCGGGCGCGGTGTGGTGCTGCAAGTTCAGCGTGTGCGGCCGCCTGCTGGCCACGGCGGGGCAGGACAAGCTGCTGAGGATATGGGTCACCAGGGACGCCTACCACATGTTCCAC GACATGCGCACAAAGTACAACGCAGAGAAGAAATGTTCCCCCACCCCGTCGCAGGAGTCGCTGGCGCCGCTCGCGCCGCCGCCCCCCTCCCCCGAGGAGCCGCCCCTGGGCCCCGCAGCGCCCTTCTGCCCCAAACCCTTCTGTGTCTACTCCGGGCATACTTCTGACCTGCTGGACGTGTCGTGGTCGAAGAACTACTTCATACTGTCCAGCTCGATGGACAAGACTGTAAG GCTGTGGCACATCTCGATCGGCGAGTGCCTGTGCTGCTTCCAGCACATCGACTTCGTGACGGCCATCGTGTTCCACCCGCGCGACGACCGCTACTTCCTGTCCGGCAGCCTGGACGGCAAGCTGCGTCTGTGGGACATCCCTGACAAGAAG GTGGCAGTTTGGAACGAAGTAGACGGCAAAACCAAACTGATAACAGCAGCCAACTTCTGCCAAAACGGCAAATTCGCCGTCGTCGGCACTTACGACGGACGCTGCATCTTCTACACGACCGACCAGCTCAAGTACCACACGCAGATCGACGTGCGCTCCACCCGGGGGAAGAACTCCACCGGGAGGAAGATCAGCGGCATCGAACCCATGCCCAACGACGACAAGATACTCATAACCTCAAACGACAGCAGAATAAGGTTATACGACCTCAGAGATTTAAACCTTTCATGCAAATACAAAGGTTATGTCAACGTATCGAGTCAAATCAAAGCCAGTTTCTCTCATGATGGCAAGTACATCGTCAGCGGGTCGGAGAACCAGTGTATTTATATTTGGAAAACGTGCCACGATTATTCAAAATTCACATCTGTGAGGAGGGACAGGAACGATTTCTGGGAGGGCATCAAAGCGCACAACGCGGTAGTGACCTGTGCGGTGTTCGCTCCGAACCCTGATCACATGATCAGGATGATCAGCGAGAGGGAAGAGAAGATGAGTGCCACTAACAAGACACCCGATGAAAAGGAAGAAGTG AAGGCTGCAGAGGGCGGCATGGTGGCGTCGTCCCAGACCGGCCACGTGCTGGTCAGCGCCGACTTCAACGGCTGCATCAAGGTGTTCGTGCACAAAGCCAAGCCCAAGCACAGCTCGCTGCCCGCCTCCGCGCTGGCTTGA